AGTCGAGGAACAGGCCGCCGACCCGCAGGCTCATCTTGTCGAAACGCTGGGGGTCTTGAGCAAAATAGTCTCGAATACGGTCATTGGCCGTCTGCTCACGCAGTTTCAGCAGTGATTGCCAGGTCACACTACGGGTCAGTTGGAACACTTCAGTGTCCTCCTCGATAACAAGATTCATCAGTTGCTGCGCGACGAGATCCAGGCGCCAGCATCAGGAATATCCATCTCATAGGGCTGGGACAGCCAGGGCGAACTCAACATGAAGTCCGCGCTTGCCGGGTTGCAGGCCACTGGCAGGTTCCACAGTGCAGCCAGGCGCAGCAGTGCCTTGACGTCTGGGTCATGAGGCTGTGGGGAAAAGGGGTCCCAGAAGAAAATCAGTAGATCAAGCCGCTGCTCGGTAATGCGTGCGCCAATCTGTTGGTCGCCACCCAATGGGCCACTCATCAGTCCCTCGACCTCCAGTCCCAGCTCCTTGCTCAGTCGAGCTGCGGTGGTACCGGTTCCGATCAAGTAGTGTTGTTGCAGCTCCTTGCGCCAGCGATTGGCCCACTCCATAAGAGCAGCCTTCATGCCGTCGTGAGCGACCAGCGCGATACGTTTGCGAGCCGGGATGGAGCGACGGACCTG
This Halomonas huangheensis DNA region includes the following protein-coding sequences:
- a CDS encoding methylglyoxal synthase, with the protein product MTASKPASQVRRSIPARKRIALVAHDGMKAALMEWANRWRKELQQHYLIGTGTTAARLSKELGLEVEGLMSGPLGGDQQIGARITEQRLDLLIFFWDPFSPQPHDPDVKALLRLAALWNLPVACNPASADFMLSSPWLSQPYEMDIPDAGAWISSRSN